The following proteins are encoded in a genomic region of Arachis ipaensis cultivar K30076 chromosome B02, Araip1.1, whole genome shotgun sequence:
- the LOC107626893 gene encoding uncharacterized protein LOC107626893, translating to MHRRYITRSQGWRKQASKEPIHLIVDSSSDSYESVKDSLYKPHMPLDCVDSSSDNDDDVGPTSHRRKRKIGNDNDKGKKKAINDEDIFHQLSMDASDYENEVDDDEKEENLQYSEDDADPTVTPIFNDVAKFGHVRLELGMEFATKDAFKKGVRNYTLQEGRGVRYKKNDTTRCRMVCKNEDCPWMVFCSYSKPNRYWQIKTFNDDHTCERTFKNRCATRSWVTDVLVKKVRKLPTFRHCEFFNYFKAKTGIQLSRTTITRALGDARKIVRGDEVAEYAKLRDYAEELLRSNPGSTIKLGVSPMPNGEGVFERFYVCFHGCKKGFVGGCRPLVGLDGAFLKTYYRGWLLCAMSQDANNHVYPIVWTIVHVENKDNWKFFLELLHKDIGDQTEHG from the exons ATGCATAGAAGGTATATCACAAGATCACAAGGCTGGAGGAAACAAGCAAGCAAGGAGCCAATTCACTTGATTGTTGATAGCTCATCTGATTCTTATGAGTCTGTAAAAGACAGTTTATACAAGCCACACATGCCACTTGATTGTGTGGACTCAAGCAGTGACAACGATGATGATGTTGGTCCTACCAGCCATAGGAGAAAAAGGAAGATTGGCAATGACAATGATAAAGGCAAGAAAAAGGCTATTAATGATGAAGATATTTTTCATCAACTTTCAATGGATGCATCTGATTATGAGAATGAGGTAGATGATGATGAGAAAGAAGAAAACTTGCAAT ACTCTGAGGATGATGCAGACCCAACTGTGACTCCCATCTTCAATGATGTTGCCAAGTTTGGACATGTGAGGTTAGAGCTAGGTATGGAGTTTGCCACTAAGGATGCTTTTAAGAAAGGGGTTAGAAATTATACATTGCAAGAGGGTAGGGGTGTTAGGTACAAGAAAAATGACACTACTAGATGTAGGATGGTATGCAAGAATGAAGATTGTCCCTGGATGGTGTTTTGTTCTTATAGCAAACCAAATAGATATTGGCAGATTAAGACCTTTAATGATGATCATACATGTGAGAGAACTTTCAAGAATAGATGTGCAACTAGGTCTTGGGTAACTGATGTACTTGTTAAGAAGGTTAGGAAGCTCCCAACATTTAGACACTGTGAGTTTTTTAATTACTTTAAAGCAAAAACTGGAATACAATTGTCTAGGACTACAATTACAAGAGCTTTGGGTGATGCAAGGAAAATAGTGAGGGGTGATGAAGTTGCAGAATATGCTAAACTCAGAGATTATGCAGAGGAGCTATTGAGATCTAATCCGGGTTCAACTATCAAGTTAGGTGTTAGTCCGATGCCTAACGGAGAAGGTGTATTTGAAAGATTTTATGTCTGTTTTCATGGATGCAAGAAAGGTTTTGTGGGTGGCTGTAGACCCTTGGTAGGACTTGATGGGGCTTTTTTGAAGACCTATTATAGAGGTTGGCTGCTGTGCGCCATGAGTCAGGACGCGAATAATCATGTGTATCCAATTGTATGGACAATTGTTCATGTTGAGAACAAAGACAACTGGAAATTTTTCTTGGAGCTCTTGCATAAAGACATTGGAGATCAGACAGAGCACGGTTGA
- the LOC107624988 gene encoding iron-sulfur protein NUBPL, protein MREVLGQFRRLGAVRSYAKHLRIPGIKDTIAVASGKGGVGKSTTAVNLAVALASKCQLKVGLLDADVYGPNIPTMMNINRKPDVTEDKKMIPIENYGIKCMSIGFLVEKYAPIVWRGPMVTNALEKMTRGVDWGNLDVLVMDLPPGTGDVQIAMSQNLQLSGALIVSTPQDVALMDARRGVKMFNKVDVPILGIVENMSCFKCPHCGEPSYIFGKGGAPKAASEMGLEFLGEIPLEMEIREACDQGHPIVLAAPDSVVSRAYGDLAEKVVQKLKEQQFKPEIIL, encoded by the exons ATGAGGGAAGTGTTAGGGCAATTCAGG AGGCTAGGGGCTGTCCGGAGCTACGCAAAGCACCTTCGCATTCCTGGAATCAAGGATACCATTGCCGTCGCCTCCGGTAAAGGCGGTGTCGGAAAGTCTACTACTGCTG TTAATTTAGCTGTAGCACTTGCAAGTAAATGCCAACTGAAGGTTGGTTTGCTTGATGCTGATGTATATGGACCGAATATCCCCACTATGATGAACATCAACAGAAAACCTGATGTCACTGAAG ATAAGAAAATGATTCCCATTGAAAATTATGGGATCAAGTGTATGTCAATAGGGTTCCTTGTCGAGAAGTATGCCCCAATTGTATGGAGAGGTCCCATG GTAACAAATGCTCTTGAGAAAATGACAAGGGGAGTTGACTGGGGAAACCTTGATGTTTTAGTGATGGATTTGCCTCCTGGGACTGGTGATGTCCAGATAGCTATGTCTCAGAATCTGCAATTATCAG GTGCACTGATTGTTTCAACTCCTCAAGATGTTGCATTAATGGATGCCAGGAGGGGTGTAAAAATGTTCAATAAAGTTGATGTTCCG ATTTTGGGAATTGTAGAGAACATGAGCTGCTTTAAGTGTCCACATTGTGGTGAACCATCGTATATATTTGGTAAAGGAGGGGCTCCTAAGGCAGCCAGTGAAATGGGGTTAGAATTTTTAGGCGAG ATACCACTCGAAATGGAGATCAGAGAGGCGTGTGATCAAGGGCACCCCATAGTTTTGGCTGCCCCTGATTCTGTGGTTTCCAGAGCATATGGCGATTTAGCTGAAAAAGTTGTTCAGAAACTTAAGGAACAGCAGTTCAAACCAGAGATTATATTATGA